TCGCAGGAGAATATCTGATCTCTTCAAGTTGATTTTCTTTATCTATGATAGAAGTTGACCTGACCTCCTCGAAGTCATGGTCTTCTGAATCAAGCCAGAAAACAGGTATGAAACTTCTGGAGAACCTGAAAGATAGTTCCTGAGCTAATTTTAGTATCGAGATTGCTTTATAGATGGTAAAGAGCGGTCCGCCAAAAAGGCCCACCTGCTGGCCGGTGAAAATCACCAGGGAGTCCGGTTCTTTGAGAAGCTCTATGTTCTTAAAACCTTCTTCTGCAGAGCCAAACCTTCGACTCTGTTGCCCGAGAATGGAGGAAAGTTTCTCTCTCTGATATTTTCTTTCCTTAATTGATTTGAAAACCCGTAAATAGTTTTTATCTTTCCGAAAATCGCCAACATAGAATCTTTCCACTTTCCCGAAATCATACAGGAAATCGGAAAAAAGTTTCGTAGTGCCCAATATTTTCCTGAAATCGACTGGCATAAGTTTCAATCGGAAAACTGGCTTTCCATCCCGCTCCTTTCAAAGAGCATCACCAGTGATTTCCCTTTAGACCTGGATTTGTGCCACTGTCCCTTCTTCACCAGAACCCCCTCTCCTTTTTTTAAAACCATTTTTTCCTTATCAAACTCCAATTCGATCTTCCCGTCCAGAACGTAAAAGAACTCATCATAGGGATGATTATGCTTTTTATATTCCCCCTTGATCATCGAAAGCAGGATATTGGCATCGCCCACCCTGCTTATGGGAATTGGCTTAAAAGGGTCTTTTACTTTTCTCCCCTCTCTTAAAAGGTCAATCTTGGGCATCTTCACTCCTTTTTAGATATATTTATGTTTGTCTTTAAACTCGCATTTTTGAAAAAGAACGCAATCCCCACATAAAGGGATCCTGGCTTTGCAGATTTTCCTGCCGTGCTCGATAAGATCCAGATGAAAAGGGTAAACCAGAGCTGGCGGAATCTTATTCTGCAAAAGAATGTGAGCTTTTTTAGAGTCGGTTTTCCAGGGAATCAGACCGAGCCGTTTGCTGACCCGTAGAATATGAGTATCCACTGGCAAAACTGGTCTACCTAAGGCAAAGAGCAGCACGCAGGCGATGGTTTTATCTCCCACTCCCGTGAAATGGCTCAGATAATCTTTAACCTTTTCTGTATCCCATTTTTTTAAAAAGTCAAGACTCTCTATCCCTTTTTCTCTATAGATTTGACTGAGAATATTTTTTATCCTCTCGGCTTTGATTTTTTCAAGTCCCCCTA
This Candidatus Zixiibacteriota bacterium DNA region includes the following protein-coding sequences:
- a CDS encoding bacillithiol biosynthesis cysteine-adding enzyme BshC, with amino-acid sequence MPVDFRKILGTTKLFSDFLYDFGKVERFYVGDFRKDKNYLRVFKSIKERKYQREKLSSILGQQSRRFGSAEEGFKNIELLKEPDSLVIFTGQQVGLFGGPLFTIYKAISILKLAQELSFRFSRSFIPVFWLDSEDHDFEEVRSTSIIDKENQLEEIRYSPA
- a CDS encoding cupin domain-containing protein, with protein sequence MPKIDLLREGRKVKDPFKPIPISRVGDANILLSMIKGEYKKHNHPYDEFFYVLDGKIELEFDKEKMVLKKGEGVLVKKGQWHKSRSKGKSLVMLFERSGMESQFSD
- a CDS encoding endonuclease III yields the protein MEDSKQIRTIEKLLEKEYGKKILRLSHDPLSELIATILSQNTSDNNSHRAYRNLKHNFKNWEEVKSAPLSKIVQSIKVGGLEKIKAERIKNILSQIYREKGIESLDFLKKWDTEKVKDYLSHFTGVGDKTIACVLLFALGRPVLPVDTHILRVSKRLGLIPWKTDSKKAHILLQNKIPPALVYPFHLDLIEHGRKICKARIPLCGDCVLFQKCEFKDKHKYI